DNA sequence from the Lysinibacillus sp. OF-1 genome:
ATTTCCTTTGCATTTAAATACATTTCAGTATCACCAATGACAGCAATAATGGCAGAGGCTGTTTCGATTTGCTCTTGATTAAACGAAAAGAAATTAATATTCTTTTGAATTTCCCTATCATCAATGACAATAAATCGCCATGGTTGCATGTTACTTGAAGAAGGCGCTGAAGTAGCATCTTGCAACAGCTGCACTATTGTTTCACGAGAAATTTTAATATTAGCATTGTATTTACGAACTGATTTTCGCTCCTGCATAATTTGTTTTAATGGTGTAGTTGATAACATGTCATTTCCCTCTTTTTCAAAAAAATTTAAACTGCTTTAATTATTACATTGATATTTCCCATCGTTGCCTTTGAATATGGGCACACTGTATGTGTTAACTCTAATAATTCCTGTGCTTCTTCCAATGCTAATCCTTCAATATGTCCTTCGATGTCAACAGCAAGCACATAGTCAAAAGTAGCTTGTTCCATTAATTTGACTGTTACTTTAATTGTTGATGCGTTGTTTAGTTTTTTTTGGCGTTTAATTAAATCTAGTGCACTATTAAAGCAGGCACTATAACCTGCCGCAAATAATTGCTCTGGGTTTGTCACATTAGCTAATTTTGAGCCTGGTGGTGCAATTTTTAAAGAGAGTGATTGATCCTCTGCATATGATGTGCCACTACGCCCACCATCATTAATCATTGTAGTTGAGTATAATTCTTTCATAACCGAAAACCCCATATCTATATTAGTATTTTAAATTGCGCACAATTTAATTTTCACAAATCGAATTGTATACAATTTAATTGCGTTTGACAAGTAGGAACTTTATTTTTAATATAAATGTAATGAGAAGAACTTTAAGAGGGGATTTTTATGCCTAATCATTTAGATAATCAACTGTGCTTTCTTTTGTATGCCACATCAAAGGAAATCATTCGACAATACACATTATTATTGAAGCCATATGATCTAACTTATACAGGCTATATCACTTTATTAGCCTTGGAGGAAAACGAACAAATAACAGTGAAAGAATTGGGACAACGTTTATTTTTAGATTCAGGTACATTAACACCGTTGCTCAAAAAGTTAGAGGCGAAGGGCTATATTTGTCGTGAGCGTTCCAAGGATGACGAACGACAAATGCAAATTTATTTATCAAAAGAAGGCAGTAATGTCCGTTGTATGCTACCAGAAGTGTCACGACAAGTAATGCAACAATCAAATATCTCAGAGCAGCAATTTATACAACTGAAAAATGTTCTTCAAGATATTATGCACAACGACTGGACAATGAAAGATAAAAAATAAAGTAATGAATATTGTAAACCTAAAACTTTTGATTCATGCTATAGCGGCGGTATCACGTAACAATAATTTTATATAATCAACATAAAGAACCGTATTTGGAATTTGCTTATCTTCCAAATACGGCTCTTCAAACCTAGGCATTTTATCAGATGCCATTAACAATTTATAAAATCACCGCTTAACTACCATTTCCCGCAATCCCCCTTTTTTAAGAATTTATCCCTACGCCAATTACACAAACAAATCCAATAAATAACAATAAAAATCCTATTAGAATACCTTCCAGAGCTACATTACTCCCTATCACCATAAAATCAAAAACTAAGTACACCTAATCTAATTGGTGTTGAAGCAATCATATATTTCGTCATTACCTTATTCCTTCATTTAACTATTTTTAATGTGCAAAATTCAGATCCTGCCACCTACAATCAGAAGCTTAAAATATATTCTAAGACAATTATTTTTTATCGAAAAACAATATTTTTTTATCCTTTAACAACTATTTTATTATTGACATTTTAAATTTCAAATTATAAAATGACCAAAACCTTATATATAAATATGGAAGGGTGATTTGATGAACTATGAGGATTTGATGCAGCAAAAAGGTTTTGTTTTTTTAGATAATATAGTAGAGCCTGGTACGAATTCATTGAGAATTTCTATTAAAAGAGCTTCTATCAGTTCTAAAAGCGAGGATGTAAATGTTGGTGAATATACATTATATGATGTCAACCCAATTGAAATTGATAAAACATTACCAGTGATACATATAGAATTTGATTCGTATGTAGCCTATTCTGTTTTCGATGAGTCATTTCATTTTGTAAATTCAGAAGATAAATTTATTGGTCATTCAGTACGTTTATTCTCAAAGTCTACCTATTTAGATTTTGTAAGTAATGGAACAATTGCTCAGGAAATATACTCCTACAAAGACCTAATTCATTACCAAATTGTTTGTCTTGACCATAT
Encoded proteins:
- a CDS encoding MarR family winged helix-turn-helix transcriptional regulator, with product MPNHLDNQLCFLLYATSKEIIRQYTLLLKPYDLTYTGYITLLALEENEQITVKELGQRLFLDSGTLTPLLKKLEAKGYICRERSKDDERQMQIYLSKEGSNVRCMLPEVSRQVMQQSNISEQQFIQLKNVLQDIMHNDWTMKDKK
- a CDS encoding Ohr family peroxiredoxin, whose product is MKELYSTTMINDGGRSGTSYAEDQSLSLKIAPPGSKLANVTNPEQLFAAGYSACFNSALDLIKRQKKLNNASTIKVTVKLMEQATFDYVLAVDIEGHIEGLALEEAQELLELTHTVCPYSKATMGNINVIIKAV